One window of the Podospora pseudopauciseta strain CBS 411.78 chromosome 4, whole genome shotgun sequence genome contains the following:
- a CDS encoding hypothetical protein (EggNog:ENOG503PX1P), giving the protein MALSNGYVAYRTTLTNWLPDYQYLHRAPCPEVPVNGGEHWRHDNQSQVKRDTTLVLLPHKRLVVSGDFPLGSPWPSNCAAKKSHLRDVKALSSSSSKLTGEKERENKAVKETVWWLKFDCRGVPEEMKGAMQEEDEEKERVKQRQAEKARFQGGRMVQRGNSTVWRKEPRFRGSGRVVTLDDPVKDGKELAFGEQILPSDLWRENRRWNAPTVEEGEGMRMEDIIRAEPAYTIRTVQRRTPKKTIKKRVSFKTPLVEEIPYLQPPELLLLDSASDCELSVGSESGCEYDGFLDFSEDEAQGWVPVMVREDQKEEEEGWVSLTGSWMMLGGVPEEKKMVKL; this is encoded by the coding sequence ATGGCCCTATCCAACGGCTACGTAGCATACCGAACAACTCTGACGAACTGGCTACCTGATTACCAATACCTACATCGAGCTCCCTGTCCCGAAGTCCCAGTCAACGGTGGCGAACATTGGAGACACGACAATCAGTCACAAGTCAAGCGAGATACTACGCTCGTCCTCTTACCGCACAAGCGCCTTGTTGTCTCCGGGGACTTTCCTCTAGGTAGCCCCTGGCCGAGCAATTGCGCCGCGAAGAAAAGCCACTTACGCGATGTCAAGGCTCTCAGCTCAAGTTCATCAAAACTCACAggagagaaggaaagggagAACAAGGCGGTAAAGGAGACGGTTTGGTGGCTGAAGTTTGACTGTCGGGGTGTGCCGGAGGAAATGAAAGGAGCTAtgcaagaggaggatgaagagaaagaacGAGTTAAGCAGCGACAGGCGGAGAAGGCAAGATTTCAGGGTGGGAGAATGGTGCAGAGAGGAAATTCAACGGTGTGGAGAAAGGAACCTCGATTCAGGGGCAGTGGGAGAGTCGTGACGCTTGATGATCCTGTGAAAGATGGCAAGGAACTGGCCTTTGGAGAGCAAATCCTGCCCAGCGACTTGTGGAGGGAAAACAGACGTTGGAATGCTCCAActgtcgaggagggtgagggaaTGAGAATGGAGGATATCATTCGTGCGGAGCCGGCTTATACGATTAGAACAGTACAACGACGCACCCCGAAGAAGACTATCAAGAAACGGGTCAGCTTCAAAACCCCGTTGGTGGAAGAGATTCCGTACTTGCAACCACCTGAGCTCTTGCTACTGGATTCGGCTAGTGATTGTGAGTTGAGCGTGGGATCGGAAAGCGGATGTGAATATGATGGTTTCCTCGACTTTTCCGAGGATGAGGCTCAGGGATGGGTGCCTGTTATGGTGCGAGAAGACcaaaaggaagaagaggaagggtgGGTATCTCTTACTGGGTCCTGGATGATGCTTGGCGGAGTGccggaggaaaagaagatggTGAAGTTGTAG
- a CDS encoding hypothetical protein (EggNog:ENOG503P5BJ): MVRLHLPFAAALAHSISALASAIPHVSPNTIIDTRDVSSSSIEDTVLAKPNTVILKPIRFPRPVNTRRELRAAFSLKSEETFYWSGEDGTIAKLRIETAGENENLVNLELIDDLITQVSCPQTDGELKLTFSEEADFDEAEDIWQWVNKKPDNHFFLLVGDGVCGNNTERIIYNVTGLIYNDKKKTAILSVEQTTWKKAAHTFDLTVGRPAVPPSKIEKRQFFKDAWNKIKDGFTKVGKKIKETADKVIGKAKEKVEEIPAVTVPVLGEVNPFDPAFNPDFSIPFESNLTAKTISLSRDQIDASATCVNCFTTGSLLIEARFAAKAFKLSEANVEISLSDELAATAIVALKAQGSVLNGAALSQSIPIFEFSPAGIAIPGVLTLGPTVAISLGAELGELKGSLGVTLGGTASLPKGSTAKLDFLNEARMSKSGWKITFEEQPLKVDANVEARASAFLKGSIGMEVSVVETGFAAELTAKAPTLSASLKTITCLSALPQKTLIHDWL, from the exons ATGGTTCGCCTGCACCTTCCTTTCGCTGCTGCCTTGGCGCACAGCATTTCTGCTCTTGCTAGCGCGATTCCACATGTTTCGCCCAACACCATCATTGACACTCGCGACGTgagctcatcatccatcgAAGACACAGTCTTGGCGAAACCCAACACTGTCATCCTGAAGCCCATTCGTTTTCCCCGCCCGGTAAATACCAGACGTGAGCTCCGAGCTGCCTTTTCGCTCAAGTCCGAAGAGACTTTTTACTGGTCTGGCGAGGACGGCACCATCGCCAAGCTTCGCATCGAGACCGCCGGCGAAAACGAAAATCTCGTGAACCTCGAGCTCATCGACGACCTCATCACCCAAGTCAGCTGTCCCCAGACCGACGGCGAGTTGAAGCTTACCTTTTCCGAGGAAGCCGACTTTGACGAAGCGGAAGATATATGGCAGTGGGTCAACAAGAAGCCTGACAACCACTTCTTCCtgcttgttggtgatggtgtttgtGGCAACAACACCGAGCGTATCATCTACAATGTCACTGGGCTGATCTATaatgacaagaagaaaactGCTATCTTGAGTGTTGAGCAAACAACGTGGAAGAAAGCGGCACATACTTTTGACTTGACCGTCGGCCGACCGGCGGTCCCTCCCAGTAAGATTGAAAAGAGGCAGTTCTTCAAGGATGCGTGGAACAAAATCAAAGATGGGTTTACTAAGGTCGGAAAAAAGATCAAAGAGACCGCCGACAAGGTCATCGGGAAAGCTAAGGAGAAGGTCGAGGAGATTCCAGCTGTTACCGTTCCTGTGCTAGGTGAGGTGAACCCGTTCGACCCAGCTTTTAACCCCGATTTCTCGATTCCATTCGAGTCGAATCTCACGGCAAAGACGATCTCGCTCTCTCGGGACCAAATCGACGCTTCAGCTACATGTGTCAACTGCTTTACGACCGGGTCATTGCTCATTGAGGCAAGGTTCGCGGCCAAGGCGTTCAAGCTATCCGAGGCCAACGTGGAGATCTCTTTGTCCGACGAGCTGGCGGCCACTGCCATTGTTGCTCTGAAGGCGCAAGGCAGTGTGTTGAACGGGGCTGCCTTGTCACAGAGTATTCCGATCTTTGAGTTCTCGCCTGCGGGTATTGCTATCCCTGGTGTGCTCACTCTGGGCCCAACAGTAGCTATCTCTTTAGGTGCTGAGCTTGGTGAGCTGAAGGGGAGTCTTGGCGTCACCCTGGGGGGCACGGCTAGCCTGCCCAAGGGATCAACTGCCAAGCTTGACTTTTTGAATGAGGCCAGAATGAGTAAGAGCGGTTGGAAGATCACGTTTGAGGAGCAGCCCCTGAAGGTGGACGCAAATGTTGAAGCTCGCGCTTCGGCTTTCCTTAAGGGCTCGATCGGGATGGAAGTCAGTGTTGTTG AAACGGGCTTTGCTGCTGAGTTGACTGCGAAAGCGCCAACTTTGTCTGCGTCTTTAAAGACAATCACTTGTTTGTCTGCCCTTCCCCAAAAGACGCTGATTCACGATTGGCTTTGA
- a CDS encoding hypothetical protein (EggNog:ENOG503PYI5; COG:S): MLDLVTCIASFAYQTFLNYNGLGDGAKDLAKEIKRTIRVSFSEQLQRRLITSLERCQKTLSEAEEKSNKLLKSRSRKLLQVLDPDEVKRLRDNLRSRDKDLRSVVEDIHLEIGAQTLKDVRQIKDMSYQTKHICRQARDTADQTKRMTSKLHSDVQKNGAVAYRTQATVLNIESQLRKLIKASRSPSPGRQFADWVLPLVRTLLLNGESVDKRQLPNRYAALQNAYSDPDQSDNKIVLVSFLLDEGADPKLTTEGAQSTSLHLATYNNNVKALKAIKRSLVPEDDGPADAKTLAARATKLPVFTKEQEVTTPPRRPSTSMSTVSTVQRYRRHKKEWKSLLYKANKNGRNVLHMVAWGAAPEAAEFLVSEIVRERLSERLVRGQDDKGRTPWDVLSGNFSRGDKDERAFRKMKTAFEKAGAHLAAAQEKELAKEVQAKALPQVDEQHEGTKNAPLHASNHAGARLEAGLRFDLHRNTRTVVGIQPQTQVNDRMTKAISNIQIVEMMTGHWERATAAVEDPRHLRRTPAKTGPTDNGRTVHRQDVRTNKISSHKVTPDTGRSDKAAGEKQKPRKNTPKPRGVHSSQMNKPPPCPNTRAANLPPPVNQRSRSQNTLPDLKQDAECKMRPVSSQSESQKKLKSRVSTGEVRKSTRGAERDTASRNGIHSEKGGAARNKKDIGGDLWNQVLPSKDSLVEAGPQFGQMLQTEPLIKKWLESVPVNCGFY, from the exons ATGCTCGATCTGGTTACATGTATTGCTAGCTTCGCCTACCAGACCTTTTTGAACTACAACGGCCTGGGAGATGGTGCCAAAGATCTCGCGAAAGAGATCAAAA GGACGATTCGGGTCTCCTTCTCCGAGCAGTTGCAGCGAAGATTGATTACCAGTTTGGAAAGATGTCAGAAGACGTTGTCAGAAGCTGAGGAGAAGTCAAACAAGCTTCTCAAAAGTCGAAGCCGCAAACTCCTCCAAGTTCTAGACCCTGATGAGGTGAAAAGGTTGAGGGACAATTTGCGGTCGAGAGACAAAGACCTGCGATCAGTTGTGGAGGACATCCACCT GGAGATAGGCGCCCAAACACTCAAAGACGTGCGCCAAATAAAAGACATGTCCTACCAGACTAAGCATATCTGTCGCCAAGCAAGAGACACGGCCGACCAAACAAAAAGAATGACCTCCAAATTACACAGTGACGTCCAAAAAAACGGCGCCGTAGCCTACCGAACACAGGCCACTGTCCTCAATATCGAATCCCAACTCAGAAAACTCATCAAGGCATCCCGCTCACCGAGCCCAGGACGCCAATTTGCAGATTGGGTTCTGCCATTGGTGAGGACACTTTTGCTCAACGGTGAGAGCGTCGACAAGCGACAACTGCCTAACAGATACGCTGCTCTACAAAATGCTTATAGTGACCCCGATCAATCCGACAACAAAATTGTTCTTGTAAGCTTTCTGCTCGACGAGGGGGCTGATCCAAAGCTTACCACTGAAGGTGCTCAGTCGACATCCCTACACCTCGCTacctacaacaacaacgtgAAAGCACTGAAGGCTATCAAGAGAAGCTTGGTGCCGGAGGACGACGGACCTGCTGATGCCAAGACACTCGCCGCTCGAGCTACAAAGCTTCCTGTATTCACCAAGGAACAAGAGGTAACGACACCACCCCGTCGACCTTCAACTTCGATGAGTACGGTGTCAACCGTGCAGCGCTATAGACGCCACAAAAAGGAATGGAAGAGTCTCCTATATAAGGCCAACAAGAACGGTAGGAATGTCCTTCACATGGTTGCTTGGGGGGCAGCACCTGAGGCGGCCGAGTTTTTGGTTAGCGAGATTGTGAGAGAGAGGCTGAGTGAGCGGTTGGTTAGGGGGCAGGACGACAAGGGAAGAACGCCTTGGGATGTCTTGTCTGGAAATTTTTCCAGGGGAGATAAGGATGAAAGAGCGTTCAGGAAGATGAAGACTGCGTTCGAAAAGGCGGGTGCACACTTGGCTGCAGCTCAAGAGAAGGAACTAGCAAAGGAGGTACAGGCTAAGGCGCTACCTCAAGTCGACGAGCAACATGAAGGTACAAAGAATGC ACCACTCCACGCCAGCAACCACGCCGGAGCCCGCCTCGAGGCAGGTCTGAGGTTCGATCTCCACAGAAACACGAGGACCGTGGTCGGAATACAACCCCAGACTCAGGTCAACGACAGAATGACCAAAGCCATCTCAAATATCCAGATCGTAGAGATGATGACCGGTCACTGGGAAAGAGCGACAGCCGCCGTGGAAGATCCAAGGCACCTACGAAGGACGCCAGCCAAAACAGGACCAACAGACAACGGTCGAACAGTCCACAG ACAGGATGTGCGCACAAATAAGATTTCGAGTCACAAAGTGACACCTGACACTGGCAGGAGCGACAAAGCGGCCGGTGAGAAACAAAAACCCAGAAAGAATACACCAAAACCTCGAGGTGTTCATTCAAGCCAGATGAACAAGCCACCACCATGTCCAAATACTAGAGCAGCCAATTTACCGCCCCCCGTGAACCAGAGGAGCAGGTCCCAAAATACCTTGCCTGATTTGAAGCAAGATGCCGAATGCAAGATGCGTCCAGTGTCATCTCAAAGTGAAAGCCAAAAGAAGCTTAAGAGTAGAGTCTCCACGGGCGAGGTCAGAAAAAGCACGAGGGGTGCTGAGCGGGATACAGCATCCAGAAATGGGATTCACAGCGAGAAAGGAGGTGCTGCTCGGAATAAAAAAGACATAGGTGGTGATCTTTGGAATCAAGTGTTGCCGTCAAAGGACAGTCTTGTAGAAGCAGGTCCTCAGTTTGGTCAGATGTTACAGACTGAACCTCTTATCAAGAAGTGGTTGGAAAGTGTTCCAGTTAATTGTGGCTTTTATTGA
- a CDS encoding hypothetical protein (EggNog:ENOG503PYI5; COG:S), translated as MLDQIIILQDSAQRLSTTYNSLTYRVLCSDNSFRDLANSIKAVSMALDSCRGLLGQLRSGTTSIPITSDLSPRLEANLKECKVAFADAYEKAKKMMPQQGFTKLCFPQEYCSHKLSEIYQLAEMHRLTSRLYAREREIYRVVQAVRLQIASPLLQTSQNILSNVRQPFGQPLPIRGTQPGLQFQPQRFQWQFNTPNINEKSHRPPRHVHHHQEKHQDRHRHRVLLGKGADPTATLNAASSQLTAIHLASYHNNVAALEAIKESMTTIRTFTYTPQYRIHTRYTQFQPTNYTGQWKWTNLLKQKNFWGMTPLHWAATGVCPEAIKFSLKEVEDAGLRREVIDSKDREGRTALLVVGLGCNKFGGKDAVTKIAKALVKAGASPDVADWRGQTPREMLTDLEIEKPDFPQKEQQTYGVAGGYYQGYGGY; from the exons ATGTTGGATCAAATCATCATCTTGCAGGATTCCGCCCAGCGGCTCTCGACGACCTACAACAGCCTGACCTACCGTGTCCTATGCAGTGATAACAGTTTCAGAGATCTTGCCAATAGCATCAAGGCCGTCTCCATGGCACTAGACTCCTGCAGAGGCCTTCTTGGACAGCTCAGGTCTGGTACTACCAGCATCCCTATAACCTCTGATCTATCCCCGCGACTTGAGGCGAACCTTAAGGAGTGCAAGGTGGCCTTTGCGGACGCCTATGAGAAGGCAAAAAAGATGATGCCCCAGCAAGGTTTCACAAAGCTGTGTT TCCCACAGGAGTATTGCTCCCACAAGCTGTCTGAGATATATCAACTTGCTGAGATGCATCGGTTGACGAGTCGGTTGTATGCGAGGGAACGAGAGATTTATCGGGTTGTTCAGGCTGTTAGGTT ACAAATAGCCTCACCGCTCCTACAAACTTCCCAAAACATCCTCTCCAACGTGCGACAGCCATTCGGTCAACCTCTCCCAATCCGAGGTACCCAACCCGGCCTTCAATTCCAACCCCAGAGATTCCAATGGCAATTCAACACGCCCAACATCAACGAAAAGTCACACCGCCCTCCACGACAtgtgcaccaccaccaggaaAAGCACCAAGACCGCCACCGTCATCGAGTCCTCCTAGGAAAAGGGGCCGACCCAACCGCCACGCTGAACGCGGCCTCTTCTCAGTTAACAGCCATACACCTCGCGTCCTATCACAACAACGTGGCCGCGCTGGAAGCCATCAAAGAAAGCATGACAACGATCAGAACATTTACATACACGCCTCAATATCGAATACACACCCGATACACCCAATTCCAGCCCACCAATTACACCGGCCAGTGGAAGTGGACAAATCTGCTCAAACAAAAAAATTTCTGGGGTATGACCCCCCTTCACTGGGCGGCTACTGGTGTCTGTCCTGAGGCGATAAAGTTCTCACTCAAAGAGGTGGAGGACGCCGGGCTGAGGCGGGAGGTGATCGATAGCAAGGATAGAGAGGGGAGGACGGCATTGCTTGTTGTGGGGCTGGGGTGTAATAAGTTTGGGGGTAAAGACGCGGTGACAAAGATTGCAAAGGCTCTCGTGAAGGCGGGGGCGAGCCCTGATGTGGCGGATTGGAGGGGGCAGACGCCGAGGGAAATGCTGACCGATCTTGAGATTGAGAAGCCTGATTTTCCACAGAAGGAGCAGCAGACATATGGTGTTGCCGGGGGATACTATCAGGGTTATGGTGGTTATTAA
- a CDS encoding hypothetical protein (COG:S; EggNog:ENOG503P5WI): MATPAPQAAAAASTQAAGLISDADVAEWKDKFNKVFAAPSEHFNSKSPATAQPWTHNFWNFINPLETCLMTWCLPCVVFGRTHHRVNKSAGLRGYEPINTSCLLFCGSTAVCMQWLPMAIQRADFRAKYNLQGSCAVDVALACCCRCCDIVQMDKEAELRASGEQSQNGVQEQYKAAEVMVVPEQKQ; this comes from the exons ATGGCCACTCCTGCTCCCCaagccgctgctgctgcttccaCCCAGGCCGCTGGCCTCATCTCCGACGCCGACGTCGCCGAGTGGAAAGACAAGTTCAACAAGGTCTTCGCCGCACCCTCAGAGCACTTCAACTCCAAGTCGCCGGCCACCGCCCAGCCATGGACACACAACTTCTGGAATTTTATCAACCCGCTCGAGACATGTCTTATGACTTGGTGCTTGCCATGCGTGGTGTTTGGCAGGACGCATCACAGGGTCAACAAGAGCGCCGGTTTGAGAGGCTATGAGCCTATCAACACTTCG TGCCTTCTCTTCTGCGGTTCAACAGCCGTCTGCATGCAATGGCTTCCCATGGCAATTCAGAGAGCGGATTTCAGAGCCAAATACAACCTTCAGGGGAGCTGTGCGGTGGACGTTGCTTTAGCGTGCTGCTGCAGGTGCTGTGATATTGTGCAGATGGATAAGGAGGCTGAGTTGAGGGCTTCTGGGGAGCAGAGCCAGAATGGGGTTCAGGAGCAGTATAAAGCTGCGGAGGTCATGGTTGTGCCTGAACAGAAGCAGTAG
- a CDS encoding hypothetical protein (COG:S; EggNog:ENOG503PWM7) yields MRVAQRPHRGQVPPAATVVAAAATNPRFEHDKDGKVSYIGKKALRGIYHNCIKKSAVMKEIFSQQFIRPAKVWTKTVVGVGVKRDHRRNPMYNWQPHADCEAALAHSRGDIAPEPCDRCREGQGRFAECVVMPGKFKGACTNCRWAAKDSWVFFPKAVVGNGSLRC; encoded by the exons ATGAGAGTGGCTCAGA GGCCCCACCGAGGACAAGTACCCCCAGCTGCCACCGTTGTTGCCGCCGCTGCAACCAATCCCAGGTTTGAGCATGATAAGGATGGAAAGGTGTCGTATATAGGCAAGAAGGCACTTCGTGGGATCTACCATAACTGCATCAAGAAGAGTGCGGTGATGAAGGAGATCTTCTCTCAACAG TTCATCAGGCCAGCTAAGGTGTGGACGAAAACCGTCGTGGGGGTGGGCGTGAAGAGGGACCACCGTCGCAACCCCATGTACAACTGGCAGCCACATGCCGACTGTGAGGCTGCCCTCGCACATTCTCGCGGTGATATTGCTCCAGAGCCCTGCGATCGATGCAGGGAGGGTCAAGGCCGGTTCGCCGAGTGTGTGGTGATGCCGGGCAAGTTCAAAGGTGCCTGTACGAATTGTCGGTGGGCGGCAAAAGACTCGTGGGTGTTCTTTCCGAAGGCAGTAGTAGGCAATGGCAGCTTGAGATGCTAG
- a CDS encoding hypothetical protein (COG:Q; EggNog:ENOG503P1NM) has protein sequence MSDQIQITNHKQYDVIVVGAGLSGLQTAVKVQHAGFSVIVLEALDRVGGKTLSVQSSSQGKGVNDLGAAWINDSSQSEIYKLFLKAGLKPEKQLDEGNTLRQIEDGSYISVPFGQLFVDEEEAAAFAVLFGALRKVTDASDLEDPITGPDAKRLDSLTFTEYCKELLESPSTPIIATYLARALLGVEGDEVSALFMINYFKSGTGILNLVSDGPDGGQYLRANKGTQTISKYLAAQLPSGSIHLTSVVKSVSQSAAGVEVVTTANKTFRAARAVVSLPSALYPTISFSPALPPSKSILAEGTAIGAYGKIIYVWAIPWWREAGLSGTFEAPLSGHVSFTRETSVPEDNQWSITCFIVGDPARELSKYAQKVRREKVWAQFKQVFEGSGVLKGAKVPEPIQVHEIAWKRNQYADGAPTAVMGPGVLTELGEVTVNPLREPWRRVHFVGTETSLVWKGYMDGAVRSGIRGGEEVVKALREEGR, from the exons ATGTCCGACCAGATCCAGATCACCAACCACAAACAGTACGATGTGATAGTTGTTGGCGCCGGGCTCAGCGGTCTTCAAACAGCTGTCAAGGTCCAACATGCAGGTTTCTCCGTTATTGTTCTAGAGGCTCTTGATCGTGTGGGCGGCAAGACGCTGTCGGTGCAATCCTCGAGCCAGGGCAAAGGCGTCAATGACCTTGGCGCTGCCTGGATCAACGATAGCAGTCAATCCGAGATCTACAAGTTATTCCTCAAGGCTGGCCTGAAACCTGAAAAGCAATTGGATGAGGGCAACACCCTTCGGCAGATTGAAGACGGCAGCTATATCTCTGTTCCTTTTGGTCAACTCTTC gttgacgaagaagaagccgcAGCCTTTGCTGTCCTCTTTGGCGCTCTGCGAAAAGTGACTGATGCTTCCGACCTGGAAGATCCCATCACCGGGCCCGACGCCAAACGGCTGGACAGCCTGACTTTTACAGAGTACTGCAAAGAGCTCCTGGAGTCCCCTTCGACACCCATCAtcgctacctacctagcgCGTGCTCTCCTAGGGGTGGAAGGTGACGAGGTCAGCGCGCTGTTCATGATCAACTACTTCAAGAGCGGAACCGGAatcctcaacctcgtctCTGATGGCCCCGACGGTGGCCAATATCTCCGCGCCAACAAAGGCACGCAGACAATTTCCAAATATCTCGCCGCCCAGCTGCCCTCCGGGTCCATCCACCTCACCAGCGTTGTCAAATCCGTTAGCCAGTCTGCGGCTGGTGTGGAAGTTGTCACGACCGCCAACAAGACATTCAGGGCCGCGCGCGCGGTAGTCTCTCTGCCCAGCGCTCTGTACCCGACCAtttccttctcccccgcGCTGCCGCCATCCAAATCCATCCTGGCAGAGGGTACAGCCATCGGCGCGTACGGCAAGATCATATATGTCTGGGCTATTCCATGGTGGCGTGAGGCCGGGCTCTCTGGGACATTTGAGGCACCGCTTTCTGGGCATGTCTCTTTTACGAGGGAGACTTCCGTGCCGGAGGACAACCAGTGGTCCATCACTTGCTTCATCGTGGGTGATCCTGCAAGGGAGCTGTCCAAGTACGCCCAAAAGGtcaggagggagaaggtttGGGCGCAGTTTAAGCAGGTGTTTGAGGGGTCGGGGGTGTTGAAAGGGGCGAAGGTGCCGGAGCCGATTCAGGTGCATGAGATTGCCTGGAAGAGGAACCAGTATGCGGATGGCGCGCCGACTGCAGTGATGGGTCCGGGGGTGTTGACTGAGTTAGGGGAGGTGACGGTCAATCCGCTGAGGGAGCCGTGGCGGAGAGTACACTTTGTGGGCACGGAGACCAGTTTGGTTTGGAAGGGGTATATGGATGGGGCTGTCAGGAGCGGGATCCgaggcggtgaggaggtggtgaaggcgttgcgggaggaggggaggtga
- a CDS encoding hypothetical protein (COG:B; COG:T; EggNog:ENOG503P2E5): protein MKTKSTLRSQPLTMRCTLHQIPRLPFTRSRRTSFLPASRRSLCAARQIQGPIGVEEFRKQAMEKNEPLLIKGQQEASQAMTKWFEFHPVPRTINKTAVALSEHFTHPFDVKMVPYELTVPTWRPRGFDGDNVDRFISWMAKTQIGWPHLWLSSYLHDIKQQLGDEYDEHHRFLRFEAPISLMSAALRYNAVKVSFQRVTQLYIAQAPISDLPATLQGDVATPEIVLKAGKGDVYGSSIWLGLEPTYTPWHCDPNPNYFCQIYGGKVIRLLPPGLGKSLFRKVQAELGQTGSSTIRGDEMMQGEERTLLTTKVWTEEAPEEMMEVDVSQGDSLFIPKGWWHSVKSVDYKGGLNGSVNWWFR from the coding sequence ATGAAGACCAAGTCAACTCTTCGTTCTCAGCCGCTGACCATGCGCTGTACACTTCACCAAATTCCCCGGCTGCCTTTCACAAGGTCTCGCAGGACGTCTTTTCTACCAGCCTCAAGGAGATCACTATGTGCTGCGCGTCAGATCCAGGGGCCCATCGGGGTGGAAGAATTTCGGAAGCAAGCCATGGAGAAGAATGAGCCTCTGCTCATCAAAGGGCAGCAAGAAGCCTCGCAAGCCATGACAAAGTGGTTCGAATTCCACCCAGTGCCCAGGACAATAAACAAGACAGCTGTAGCTCTTTCCGAGCATTTCACTCATCCATTCGACGTTAAAATGGTCCCGTATGAGCTCACGGTTCCCACATGGCGTCCCAGAGGCTTCGATGGCGACAATGTGGACCGGTTCATCAGCTGGATGGCCAAAACACAAATAGGTTGGCCCCATCTGTGGCTTTCGTCTTACCTTCATGACATCAAACAACAATTGGGCGATGAGTACGACGAACACCACCGCTTCCTCCGCTTCGAGGCACCAATTTCCCTCATGTCTGCTGCGCTGCGCTACAATGCTGTCAAGGTTTCATTCCAGCGCGTCACTCAGCTCTACATCGCACAGGCTCCGATATCTGACTTGCCGGCCACTCTCCAAGGCGATGTGGCGACACCAGAGATTGTTCTCAAGGCGGGCAAGGGCGACGTGTATGGTTCCAGTATTTGGCTCGGGTTAGAGCCAACCTACACGCCATGGCACTGTGATCCAAATCCGAATTACTTCTGTCAGATCTATGGAGGAAAGGTGATCAGGCTTCTACCACCAGGCCTCGGCAAGAGTCTATTCCGCAAGGTTCAAGCAGAACTGGGACAGACGGGGAGCTCAACCATTCGCGGGGACGAAATGATGCAAGGCGAAGAGAGGACCTTGCTGACAACAAAGGTCTGGACCGAGGAAGCACCagaggagatgatggaggttgatgtaTCTCAGGGGGATTCGCTTTTCATTCCCAAAGGATGGTGGCACAGCGTGAAAAGCGTGGATTACAAAGGCGGTCTGAACGGGAGTGTAAACTGGTGGTTTAGGTGA
- the CKB1 gene encoding casein kinase 2 regulatory subunit (EggNog:ENOG503NXI9; COG:D; COG:K; COG:T): MSTSSGSPESWISSFCSLLGHEYFAEVSEDFIEDDFNLTGLQSQVTMYKEALEMILDVEPEDDEDDEDEEEEDEEDISGDGRDGLAGRHERRHHSRIASDLSVIESSAEMLYGLIHQRYICSRAGIQQMSEKYELSHFGVCPRTNCNQTRTLPVGLSDTPGEDTVKLFCPSCLDVYVPPNSRFQTVDGAFFGRTFGALFLLTFPDYDLTKSGGEQLANLTRTDESLNINGMWARNIAPGLGKGRVYEPKIYGFRVSELARSGPRMQWLRKKPEDITVLDEARHFAEEDGDSDDDDENMNMSGRPVARRRRPGNARVKRQGQNGSPMATEANGAESEL; encoded by the exons ATGTCGACCTCTTCAGGATCACCAGAGTCCTGGATCTCTTCCTTTtgctccctcctcggccacGAATACTTTGCCGAAGTGTCAGAGGACTTTATCGAAGATGACTTCAACCTCACTGGTCTTCAAAGCCAGGTGACTATGTACAAGGAGGCGCTGGAG ATGATTCTCGATGTTGAACcagaagacgatgaggatgacgaggacgaggaagaggaggacgaggaggacattTCAGGAGATGGACGAGATGGTCTTGCCGGTCGCCATGAACGCCGACATCACAGCCGCATAGCTAGCGACCTATCGGTCATTGAGTCCTCGGCCGAGATGCTCTACGGCCTCATCCACCAGCGGTATATCTGTTCCAGGGCCGGCATCCAGCAAATGTCGGAAAAGTACGAGCTCAGTCACTTCGGAGTATGCCCCCGGACGAACTGCAACCAGACGAGAACGCTGCCAGTTGGCCTCTCGGATACGCCTGGTGAGGACACAGTCAAGCTCTTCTGCCCATCGTGTCTCGACGTTTATGTACCCCCTAACAGCCGATTCCAAACGGTCGATGGGGCCTTCTTTGGCCGCACCTTTGGCgctctctttcttctcaCCTTCCCAGATTACGACTTGACAAAGTCAGGAGGCGAGCAGCTTGCGAACCTTACTCGGACTGACGAGTCGCTAAACATCAATGGCATGTGGGCGCGGAATATTGCGCCTGGTCTGGGCAAAGGCAGGGTCTACGAGCCAAAGATTTATGGTTTCAGAGTTTCGGAACTGGCACGCTCCGGGCCACGAATGCAATGGCTGCGGAAAAAGCCAGAGGATATCACGGTGCTGGACGAAGCCCGTCACTTTGCTGAAGAGGATGGCGACtcggatgacgatgacgagaaCATGAACATGAGTGGGAGACCGGTGGCAAGGAGACGTCGACCAGGAAATGCGAGGGTGAAGAGACAAGGGCAAAATGGGAGCCCCATGGCCACCGAGGCCAATGGCGCCGAATCGGAACTTTAG